Proteins encoded in a region of the Orcinus orca chromosome 8, mOrcOrc1.1, whole genome shotgun sequence genome:
- the FJX1 gene encoding four-jointed box protein 1, producing the protein MGRRMRGASATAGLWLLALGSLLALWGGLLPPRTELPASRPPEDRLPRRPARSGGREPAPRFPLPPPLARDARGGSLKTFRALLTLAAGADGPPGQPPGERRRHVPTGRPWPEERAAVHGGVFWSRGLEEQVPRGFSEAQAASWLEAARGARVVALERGGCGRSSNRLARFADGTRACVRYGINPEQIQGEALSYYLARLLGLQHHVPPLALARVEARGAQWAQVQEELRAAHWTEGSVVSLTRWLPNLTDVVVPAPWRSEDGHLRPLRATGGELANRSRAELVDLVQWTDLILFDYLTANFDRLVSNLFSLQWDPRVMQRATSNLHRGPGGALVFLDNEAGLVHGYRVAGMWDKYNEPLLQSVCVFRERTARRVLELHRGQDAAARLLRLYQHHEPRFPELAALADPHAQLLQRRLDFLAKHILHCKAKYGRRPGA; encoded by the coding sequence ATGGGCAGGAGGATGCGGGGCGCCTCCGCCACCGCGGGGCTCTGGCTGCTGGCGCTGGGCTCGCTGCTGGCGCTGTGGGGCGGGCTCCTGCCGCCGCGGACCGAGCTGCCCGCCTCCCGACCGCCGGAAGACCGACTCCCGCGGCGCCCGGCCCGGAGCGGCGGCCGGGAGCCCGCGCCTCGCTTCCCTCTGCCCCCGCCCCTGGCGCGGGACGCCCGCGGCGGCTCCCTGAAAACTTTCCGAGCGCTGCTCACCTTGGCGGCGGGCGCAGATGGCCCGCCTGGGCAGCCCCCGGGTGAGCGCAGGCGACACGTGCCAACCGGACGGCCCTGGCCTGAGGAACGCGCCGCGGTGCACGGGGGCGTCTTCTGGAGCCGCGGCCTGGAGGAGCAGGTGCCCCGGGGCTTCTCGGAGGCCCAGGCGGCGTCTTGGCTGGAGGCGGCGCGCGGCGCCCGGGTGGTGGCTCTGGAGCGCGGGGGCTGCGGGCGCAGCTCCAACCGGCTGGCCCGCTTCGCCGACGGCACCCGCGCCTGCGTGCGCTATGGCATCAACCCCGAGCAGATACAGGGCGAGGCCCTATCCTACTACCTGGCGCGCTTGCTGGGCCTCCAGCACCACGTGCCGCCTCTGGCACTGGCCCGGGTGGAGGCTCGGGGCGCGCAGTGGGCTCAGGTGCAGGAGGAGCTTCGTGCCGCTCACTGGACCGAGGGCAGCGTGGTGAGCCTGACTCGCTGGCTGCCCAACCTCACGGACGTGGTGGTGCCCGCGCCCTGGCGCTCTGAGGATGGCCATCTCCGGCCCCTGCGCGCCACGGGGGGCGAGCTGGCCAACCGCAGCCGGGCGGAGCTGGTAGACCTGGTGCAATGGACCGACTTGATCCTCTTCGACTACCTGACGGCCAACTTTGACCGGCTTGTCAGCAATCTCTTCAGCCTGCAGTGGGACCCGCGGGTCATGCAGCGCGCCACGAGCAACCTGCACCGCGGCCCAGGCGGGGCGCTGGTCTTTCTGGACAACGAGGCGGGCTTGGTGCACGGCTACCGGGTGGCGGGCATGTGGGACAAGTATAACGAGCCGCTGCTGCAGTCAGTGTGCGTGTTCCGAGAGCGGACTGCGCGGCGTGTCCTGGAGCTGCACCGCGGCCAGGACGCGGCCGCCCGGCTGCTGCGCCTCTACCAGCACCACGAGCCTCGCTTCCCGGAGCTGGCCGCCCTCGCCGACCCCCACGCTCAGCTGCTGCAGCGCCGCCTCGACTTCCTCGCCAAGCACATTTTGCACTGTAAGGCTAAGTACGGCCGCCGACCGGGGGCTTAG